DNA sequence from the Nicotiana tomentosiformis chromosome 3, ASM39032v3, whole genome shotgun sequence genome:
ggtGAGTGACTGCCCCATACTCATGacgggtgcacctctacagattACACATGCTCCGCATATTCCACCAGCTTCTCAGGTTTCTCAGTCTATGGTTACCACACTAGTTGCCTCTCCacctgcacagtcagctagaggtagaggtcgggaAGGTAGAGGTCACTCTAGAGGGGAGGCCAagctagatattatgctcttcctgatAGGActgaggcagttgcatctgactcagttatcacaagtattattcagTTTGACATAGAGAGGCATCAGTCTTGTTTGATCCAGGCTCcgcttattcctatgtatcatcttatttttctctatatttgggtatatcccgtgattctttgagttctcctgtctatgtgtccacgcctgtgggagatttcattgttgttgaccgtgtgtatcggtcgtgtttagttgttcttggtggttttgagaccagagccgatctattattgctcagtatggtacattttgatgttatcttgggtatggactggttgtcgccctatcatgctatccttgattgccACGCTAAaatggtgacattggctatgccaggtttcccgcggttggagtggagaggtactttagattatgttcctagcaaggtggtgtctttccttaaggcacaacagATGGTCGGTAAGAAATATGATGCGTATCTAGCCTATGTGGgggatgtcagtattgatacccctatcgTTGAGACAGTTCCGGTAGAGAGagattttccagatgtatttccggcggatcttccaggcatgccgtccgacagggatattgattttggtattgacttgttaccgggcactcagcccatttctattccaccatatcatatggccccagcagagatgaaggaattaaaggaacagttgcaagaattggttgataagggtttcatttggcctagtgtgtcgctTTGTGGTACTACGGTCTTGTTTTtaaaagaagaaggatagttttatgcgcatgtgtattgattatcgacagttgaacaaggttacagtgaagaacaggtatacatttccacgcattgatgacctatttgatcagctacagggtgctagagtgttctcgaagattgatttgcggtctggttatcatcagctgaaaattcgggagccggatattccgaagactgccttcaggactagatatggtcattacgagttccttgtgatgtcattttggCTAACCAACGCCcaagcagcatttatgcacttgatgaacagtgtgttccatCCCTCTTTTGACTCATTCGGTATTGTGTTTATTAACGatattttggagcgaggtaagtgacttgtctaaccttgtgtgggggaaaaatTCCCTTAGAAATTGTGTTGGTTGTGAAAATtatgatatgtgaaagccgtttACGCAATGTGACGAGTGtttacatgggctaaatgtgaaaatttctagttttagctatgtagatttcttccatgccttaattgagttatcctaTCATGTTATATTTgtcatcattagtctattttcacatgttctacttgttgtatctcttacttgctaattgttatacatgtttagttgaagttcttgtttcccttattctgtatttattatttaatcaTTGAATCCTTTATTTGATGTTGTTAAATTGTGGAATGTTTGGTTGTTGAAATTAGTATTGAGTTATAAAAGTCGTGATTCATAATAAGGCAAAGTATTAAGTTGTGAAATtctattttgttgagttattcacttccaaTTATTATTGTTGAGACTGTGGATACAAtgtggttgagtcgtgggctcTTTGTAAAAATACTGTTATTATTGatttcttttggcaagttgtgatacagggcacttgaggtgcgatctGTGATACactgtgatattgatacgcatgcggtggtataaggttttggggttgaaatgcatgcggtgagataaggtgggcttgatacgcgtggctaagaggggaactactagaagtcatgcggtgtgataaggtgggctaaaaatGTGAAATGCTATTTCcgaaaaatgatttttaaaacttaatgtgaaggctctcgcgatgatataaggaaagattgtgatttatttttgtgatttgagactacgaggcggtacttcggtagtgactcttgttggcaTTTCTCCATTTTTGCACTTGTCCTTGGTTGTTGTTTCCTaagcatattattaattattttctcTGTGCTGCATTAAATTGCTTTAGTTTCGTGTAGTCAACCTTGATATGCCATTTGTTGTTTAAATTTTATTACGGTCATTATTACACTGCCTTACACTTGTTTAGTCTTTTATTTATTACAATAGGGCCTTGaactgacctcatcactactctaccgagtttAGCCtttgcacttactgggtatcattgtggtatactgatactacacttctgcacatctttttgttcaAATCCAGttacttcctaccagaccaggtatCAGTAAGCTGAGTCTGTGCGTTgatacttcaaggtatacctgccgcgtccacaggcctcggagtcccccttcCAGCTGaattattttatttccttgtCCTTATTTAGACACTATTGCATAGGGATATTCAGTATCActtcatagagcttgtgacttgtatttcgcCGATTTTTGGGCAAGTATGTATATACTGAGTTGTGGAGATTTCCTTCATACTAGTTGTTGGATTTTAAAACTTTAGTTGTTATTTAATTTATATTTCACATGTTgttagcttacctagtcttagagattaggtgccgtcacgacatcctacggagagatatttggggtcgtgacattatatAATTAAGCAGTGGAAATAAGAATAAGAAGGATGAATAAGGAAGAAAAAGGAGGAAGGTGCATGGCAATAATAGAGCCGAATGGATGCAACCTTTCATCTTGCAAGATGCGTTACTTACAAGTCAAGAATGGGAATGGAATTTGCTTACAAGCCAAGATACACGAGGGATACCAGTGCATGTGCTATTTTAATTGTTGACAGATATATCGATGATCGATCTTCAATTTATGAAGATTATATATACCAGAGGCGAATTTCGAATTTGAAGTATATGAATTTTTGCAATGATCTTAAGTTAATATTACAATTTATACGTAACaataacaactcagtataatctcactagtgaggtgtggggagggtagtgtgtacgcagaccttacccctaccctagggtagagaggctatttccgatagactctcggctcccttCCTCTAAGAACTtctcaccttactcttggggtgactcgtaATACAACTTATTTAGTACTTAATTAAATAAGTTACAATTacttttagaaaattatataaaatataatttattttaatctaTAACTTTTCATATCCCTAAAATCTCCCACTTTTGATTCTCTTACCTAAAACTATCCTAATATATCTTTCTTGAGATTCTCTCTCACCTAAAACGTATTTATCCATATTAATTTTCTCCCAATTTTTTCATTAAAAGATTTGAGTACATCCTAATGTCCCTAACCTCTTTCCTCCCTTTTACGTACATAATATATCACCCCTCCCCCGTCCTTCCTCCACCCCCACTACATAATTCTTATACCTTATTCATACTCTATTATAGTATATTTTTTATTACCTAATTTGGCTTCTCTGTACAATTACGTACTAAtaatatatagtagtatattatatattatatacatgATATTATATacttatatacgtgtatatagtATAACATAAATTAAAGGTAGACTGTAATAAAATTATTCTATGTTGGATTTTAAAAGtattaaataatatttatatattgtATAATTACTATATGATACATATGTATTACACACGATGTATTATGTATTTATATAAAGTATAATTGTTAAACCTGATAACTCCTCATGTTTCTTGAAGATGATTTTCTCTAACTAAAATGATGTTGATGGTGATGAATTGACTGTAGGAAATATTTCTATCGTATGAAAATGTTCCTACGATAAGTATATCAAAGTGGGGAAtgaaaatgaaagaacaaaagaatCCCAAAATATAGAACCTAGTTTAATGGAGGATGCAACATATTTTTATGGAGGATGCCTCCGGGTAATGAGATAATATTATCATGGTAACCTAAAGCATTTATAGTAATAATCTTTAATTAACAAAAAAGAGAATTTTAGGGGACTAATTATGGATACGTTTCAAAATTAGATTCCTTTTTTATAGGTACTTTGCCGTATTTTAGAGTATATATTTTATACATTTATTATGTTTATGTTGTAGAATATGtcattattttaattattgtaaattctggaATTTTTTATGAATTCATACGTAAACATGAAAAAATTTCCCTGATAATTGACCTCTTAATTAAATATTTACAGACATTTAGTAACATTTTAATATATACTCCATAAGGTTTTGGCAAAGTTACTGGATTTATGTAAATGCGTAATGTCACGTCCCAAACTATTCCTTAGACGTGACTGGCACCTAGCTAACACCACCCGCTAGGCGAACTATACTTTCATACCTTAGCTATTAATTTACAACATttgattaattaaataagtatccACATAAACTGATAACCATTACGAACAATTAATATCTCGAAATATAATACCGAAACTCTAGTCCAAATTCCACACTAGGCCATGGAGCATCTAAGAGAATTGCAAAAGACATTGTATGGATAAATAATAAAGACTCTTTTGGCAGCCTCCACGAATAATGCGGCGGCTCACCTAAATAACTGAATCAACTCTAGCGAACTCGTTAGTTACTAGCTCTGTTTTCATCAATAGTATCTGCATAGACATGCAGGTAAGAAGTGAGTTATATGTAAATATAACCTAGTAAGATCCTTGACCCGCCACTTTAAATACACCTGGAAtaagtgttagaaaatacaaacacacAACAAGCACAGAAATAATATGCACAGAAATTCTTTCACCATATAATTACTCTATAAGGCCCAAAAaattattcaacaacaacacTATATATATCTCAACTCAATCTACACTAAGGACTTGTCATTAACGACAGTACAGGAAATTAACCAAATACTCCGACAAGTCCACGgcagcatacacaatgccccaaatctaTTATGgcggcatacacaatgccccaactCTATCACAgcggcatacacaatgccccaaatatatTACGGCGGCATACACAATGTCCCAAATCTATCACGGCaacatacacaatgccccaaatatatTACGGCagcaaaaaaataatttctaacaCCCCAACGCCATAGCACGAGGCTACGCCACATCACACCACATCACAAATCACTTATTAAATAGTTTTAGCTTtttacaaaataatatatatttgcgGTTGGTCAAACACCACCGATTCTGCCAAGCGCACGCTCGTCCCAACACATGGACTAGGCAGACAAAACATTTTTTTTCAAAACGAGTTTTGAAAAAGCAAGCATTAAAGCTTAAAGTCTCGCTTATCTCGATAACAGAAAATTTTCCAACCTCGCGACTTTTAGAACACCAACTAAACTAAACGGCCTCCAATAACCTCAATCTATACAAAATATTATTAACAATATCAGTTATATTAGTCGGGATCAAATCTCTATGTCCCTAACTTTCAAGCTTAGAGTTATagctttatatttttcttttacacCTTAATAGTAATGTATCCCATTATCCCAATCTAAACTGTCATAACCCCGGGTTACAATCAAAATCTTTCTATACATAACAATAAAAATCGGAACAGTGGCTTTAATATTAACATTCAAATAGGTCCTAGATACACCTTACGGATAAATTCTCACTCCAACCTTAGACCTGATTTTGAAAACTTATCACTACTCATTATATTTTCAATCACTACGTAGCTATtacaaaagaaaaacataaatcATAACCTGTCATTCTACATATGTGTGCAAAGGTCCATAACTAATTCCCTATATATGTAATATTCTAATATTAAGATCCAAAACAATCCTAACTGGTTTTGTCCATATTGAagggtaagatttcttttattaaattaaaattcaTTCCCAATGCTTCATGATTATGTCTGCCATGCTCAATTATTCCTTTGTCTCCTCCTAATCATTAGCCTACTTTACAAAAACATAACTAATACTTCACTGCAAATTCAATATCATGTATATCATTGTACGAAAGTTGATCAAAATACCTGATTATATAGCCTTTTTCTCCACAAAATTCCAGTGAAAAGCTATCCAAAATAAAGAGCAGTCAATCCCTATTACTCGTTCCTTCTGTTTTGCCGTCACAGTGCCCTATATTAATCTCACTGTAATTTGTTATCTCCTCGTGAATAAAGGAATCAAAGTTTGCCCCACTTTAAACTTTTAAGTCCTAAACGTGTGGTACAACAGATGTGGGCTTGAGCCCActactttatttatattattattaatattattatattGCTTACTAGTATGCCTAATTATAATATTCTATCTTATATATTATCATAAAAATTTTTTTACTAACTTAGTATTTGACCCGAtagctataaaaaaaaaaattaattctctagtctcataattaataagtatataaaatattttggtatgaattaatacaaatatatatatacacgtaaaCATACGTTATACACGTGTCTGcatttgaaatttttttgaatGCAAAACATGGAAAAGGAGACACGGAAATTTTTGTTGAATTCGCATCAAGGTTCCGTTGATGCGAAGAAATCGAGAATGTAGAGCTTAAGAGGCAATATGAGTTGGAGCAGAAAATCAACTAAATCTCTGTCAAAGAACTTTTGTACAAAAATTAATGATATAGCATTAGTACTAATAAAGAAATATTGTTAGAAGTTAAAATTGTTAAAAGGATTTTATGATTTCTGCGTAAATGTATAACAACAGTAAAAATTGACTTTTTTGCATGCAAAGATAGCAAAGGAGCCTACATAATTTCGGTGAATCCACATGTACTGCTGATGTAAAGGAATTATAACTGCAAGAGTTAGGGTGTATAAAATTAATAGAGTCTGTAATGAACTTTTTACAATAATTAACGTTATTGTCGATTAATACTCCTAGGTATCGTCGCGAAGGAGATATTGTAAACGAAGGTTGATCTACTcaagaaaagagaaaaatattaaatccatctaataaaattaaaaaatcaccATCAAGATTTAAAAGGTAGATGGCGAGAAGGTAAAGGTAATTCTCGAATTTCTTGATAGATCAATCTTCGGTTGCAATACTTCCACCACAGCACATAAACATTGGCAACATCTCTGTCAAAGAACTTCTGTACAAGAATTAATGATATAGCATTAGTACTAATAAAGAAATGTTATTAGAAGTTAAAATTGTGTAACAGTAGTAAAAATTGACATGCAAAGATGGTAAAGGAGCCTACATAATTTCACTGAATCCACAGGTACCGCTTACTTAAAGGAAGTATAACTGCAAGAGTTAGGGCGTAAAAGAAACTAATAGAGTCTGTTTTAGAACTTCTTATAATAATTAACAATATTGTCGATCAATACCGTTACAAGAAGAATGCAAATAATTGAACATTTCTTTATGTCCATTTGGTGCTCGCAATTGTCGTGTCGCACCTCGACGAAATTCTGCAAGATGGTATCTCACATTATCCCCTTTATATGGAGCCATATATCCCTTTATGTGTGAATATCCTGCATCAACAAGATAATATTTGTCCCCGGATGGATATGAAAAATTCAGTTCAGGTCTACGAAGTGCCTCACCAAATATACGGTTATCATGAGCTGCTCCTTCTCACCCAACCCATGCAAATGTAAAACACATATTAAAGTCGACAACAGCAAGAATATTTTGAGTAGGATAACTTTTACGCCCAATATATGGTATCTCTTGACCTTGAGGCAATCTTGCTTTCACATGTGTGCCATCAAGTGCTCCAATACAATCCTAAAAATATATACATGCATAAACTAAATATAAGTTTACACTAGGTAATTTTTTGAGTTAAAatgtaaaaatataataatataataatataattattaagtaTGTCACTTACTTTAAAGAAAGGGAGATATCGTTGATTACATGGCTTGTGATCTCCTGCACCATCATTATAACTTGGATGTGATTGAATTATGTCTCTTGCAAGCTTACCAATGGCCTTTAGAACACTATGAAAATGCCTATGAATTGTTTCTCCTGAATGTTGAAAAATCTCTTGTACCAATCGATTTCCGGCACCATGTGCACAAATCATCAAGAACATCCCTAACTCTTCATAGACAGACATCCCACGCGTGGATTTAAGACCATATTTATCAGTTAGATCTTTGCTTAAATCAAGAAACACTGACTTCCTCAATCTAAAATTTTCATAACACCGAGTCTCATTTCCATGTAATATCTCTTGGATAAATATATTCCCAGTGCGTTTAGATATACGACATGGTTCCTTACAAATGTATTTCTCATAATATATCAATATACTCTTACATGTTATTCGACATAGTGCCATccgttccttattttcttgagtttcctcttcttcattttcgtcatttaacaagTCATTGTTACAACATTTCATTAAACTGAAATGAAACAAACATACAAACTGTTACGAATTAAAAATGACAAATGCTAACTTCAAAGTTGATAGTATAGTCATCTATTAAAATAAAACACGTAATGTCTAAACAAGAAATGATTAAACCACCATTATGTATAAACAGGAAACAAAACATTAAGAAAATGTAACCTTCTGTACCTACTTTAAAGGATaagtaatttaattatgaaacaaacaatgacaattagcaattcaTTATAGAAataagggagaaaataggcagtttaatatttaatatgctaaatgttaaataacaattaaaacacataattcaaatagcatgtaacagttaatgcatgaattcaagaattaatattttgacaaagaataagagagaaacaattattataataattaaaaataatttatgatttttcaagaaaacaggcaaacaattaatttgacgacgtgtagacactcgtcacctcgcctatacgttgttcacatgcaattcacataacaaataatttaagggttctattccctcaagtcaaggttaaccgcgacacttacctcgctttataaattccaatcaattattcaaccacaacttttccttttaaatttaccttcgaaagcttcaaatctattcacaaacaattcaatatattcaatactaatcataggaactaattccatatgaatttacacatttttcggataaaaacccgaaattcattaaaatattcgtcAGTGGGaaccacatctcaaatcccgaaaaaactcacgaaatacgAATAcatgttccgatacgagttcaaccatacaaaatttgtccaattttcgatatcaaatggaccttcaaatcttaaattttcatttttggaagattttataaaaatcttatttttcttccataaattcacggattcatgatataaatgagtatgaaatcatgaaatataatcaatataggataaggaacacttacccccaatgtttttcagtgaaaatcgcccaaaaatcgccttacccgagctcaaaaatgggaaagaattgaaaatagGTTGAAACCCTATttcgagaacttaagttctgtttctgggatttttacccttcgcgaacgcggtcagtgcctcgcgttcgcgaagcacatttttgttctgccaaaactttgctcttcgcgaacgcgaaggcaatgtcgcgaatgcgaagccttgccaaatttacccttcgcgaacgcgaatcttTAACGTTTAGTGCCTGGCCAGGCCtcgccttctacgcgaatgcgaacgcATCCACGCATTCGCGATAAACACTATCctcttcccttcgcgaacgcatccccctcttcgcgaacgcgaagagtaaatttcacctgcctccagtttcttcttcacgaacgcgagccacctctcgcgaacgcgaagaaggataccagaagcagatttttgcagtttttcccaagtccaaaaatggtccgttaaccatccgaaatcaacccgaaccctcggggctccaaaccaaacattcacccaagtcctaaaatattatacgaacttactcgtgcgatcaaatcgccaaaataacacctagaactacgaatcggacaccaaatcaaaggaagaaaactttaaaacttatatttttacaaccggacgtccgaatcacttcaaatcaactctgattctcaccaaatttggcagacaagtcataaatattatatttgatCTATATCGGGCTCCGGAagaaaaatacggacccgaggtcaataaatccaacatcagtaatttcttaaaactcattaagctttcaagcttttaatgtttcatcaaaattccatatctcgagctagggacctcggaattcgattccgagtatacgcccaagtcccaaatcacgatacgtacctatcggaattgtcaaaacactgatccgggtccgtttgctcaaaatattgactaaagtcaacttagctgagttttaaagctctattcacattttaatccatttttcacataaaaactttctgaaaaattgtaCGGATTACGCACGTaggtcgaggaatgataaatggtgcttttcgaggtcttagaatacagaattacttattaaatttaaatatgatattttgggtcatcacattctctacctctaaaacaaacgttcgtcctcgaacagaattAGAAAAGGTATCTgcgctggagaaaaggtgtggatatttactctgcatgtcctactcgaactcccaggtagatgcctctaccggctgacctctctattgcacccgaactgaaggataactcttatacctcaactgtcagacctattgtgctagaatagccaccggctcctcctcgtaagtcaaatctttgtccaattggactgagctgaaatctaacacatgggacggatcaccatgatattttcggagcatagacacatggaacaccggatgaaccgctgataaactaggtggtaatgcaagcctgtaggctacttcacccaccctttcaagaatttcaaagggtccgatatacctagggatcaacttgcccttctttccgaacctcattacatgcttcataggtgaaactcggaacaatattcgttct
Encoded proteins:
- the LOC138907289 gene encoding uncharacterized protein, which encodes MKCCNNDLLNDENEEEETQENKERMALCRITCKSILIYYEKYICKEPCRISKRTGNIFIQEILHGNETRCYENFRLRKSVFLDLSKDLTDKYGLKSTRGMSVYEELGMFLMICAHGAGNRLVQEIFQHSGETIHRHFHSVLKAIGKLARDIIQSHPSYNDGAGDHKPCNQRYLPFFKDCIGALDGTHVKARLPQGAAHDNRIFGEALRRPELNFSYPSGDKYYLVDAGYSHIKGYMAPYKGDNKFFDRDVANVYVLWWKYCNRRLIYQEIRELPLPSRHLPFKS